A genomic segment from Ornithorhynchus anatinus isolate Pmale09 chromosome 16, mOrnAna1.pri.v4, whole genome shotgun sequence encodes:
- the YARS1 gene encoding tyrosine--tRNA ligase, cytoplasmic, producing MGDTLSPEEKLHLITRNLQEVLGEDKLKEILKERELKVYWGTATTGKPHVAYFVPMSKVADFLKAGCEVTILFADLHAYLDNMKAPWELLELRTCYYENVIKAMLESIGVPLEKLKFVRGTDYQLSKEYTLDVYRLSSVVTQHDAKKAGAEVVKQVEHPLLSGLLYPGLQALDEEYLKVDAQFGGVDQRKIFTFAEKYLPALGYSKRVHLMNPMVPGLTGSKMSSSEEESKIDLLDRKEDVKKKLKKAFCEPGNIETNGVLSFIKHVLFPLKSEFVILRDEKWGGNKTYTVYPDLEKDFADQVVHPGDLKNSVEVALNKLLDPIREKFNTPALKKLSSAAYPDPSKQKPVAKGSGKNSEPEEVIPSRLDIRVGKVVSVEKHPDADTLYLEKIDVGEAEPRTVVSGLVQFVPKEELQDRLVVLLCNLKPQKMRGVESQGMLLCASTDGENRQVEPLDPPPGSSPGERVFVEGYENGQPDDELKPKKKVFEKLQADFKISEDCVAQWKQTNFITKLGCVSCRSLKGGSIS from the exons ATGGGGGACACGCTCAGCCCCGAGGAGAAGCTGCACCTCATCACCAGGAACCTGCAG GAGGTTCTTGGGGAAGACAAGCTGAAGGAAATCCTGAAGGAGCGGGAGCTAAAGGTCTACTGGGGAACAGCTACCACGGGCAAGCCGCATGTGGCCTATTTCGTGCCGATGTCCAAGGTCGCCGATTTTCTGAAAGCAGGATGTGAG GTGACGATTCTATTTGCTGACCTCCACGCCTACCTGGACAACATGAAAGCCCCATGGGAGCTGCTGGAACTGCGCACGTGCTACTACGAGAATGTGATCAAAGCCATGCTGGAGAGCATCGGGGTCCCCCTGGAGAAACTGAAGTTTGTCCGAGGCACCGACTATCAGCTCAGCAA GGAATACACCCTGGATGTTTATAGACTTTCCTCTGTGGTCACCCAGCATGACGCCAAAAAAGCTGGGGCTGAGGTGGTGAAGCAAGTGGAGCATCCTCTCCTGAGTGGTCTGCTCTACCCAGGACTACAG GCCTTGGACGAGGAGTATCTGAAAGTGGATGCCCAGTTTGGAGGTGTGGATCAGAGGAAAATCTTCACCTTTGCCGAAAAG tACCTCCCCGCCTTGGGCTACTCGAAGCGAGTCCACCTGATGAACCCGATGGTCCCCGGATTGACTGGCAGCAAAATGAGCTCTTCCGAAGAG GAGTCCAAGATCGATCTCCTAGATCGGAAGGAGGATGTGAAGAAGAAGCTGAAGAAAGCCTTCTGTGAACCAGGAAACATCGAGACCAACGGAGTCCTGTCCTTCATCAAGCACGTCCTCTTTCCGCTCAAGTCAG AGTTTGTGATCCTCCGCgatgagaagtggggagggaacaaGACCTACACGGTTTACCCAGACCTGGAGAAGGACTTTGCGGATCAG GTGGTGCACCCGGGGGATCTGAAGAACTCGGTGGAAGTGGCCCTGAACAAGCTCCTGGACCCCATCCGGGAGAAGTTTAACACACCAGCCCTGAAGAAACTCTCCAGTGCTGCCTACCCCGACCCATCAAAGCAGA aacCAGTTGCGAAAGGATCTGGCAAGAATTCCGAGCCGGAGGAAGTAATCCCGTCCCGGCTAGATATCCGGGTGGGGAAAGTGGTCAGTGTGGAGAAG CACCCGGACGCCGACACCCTCTACCTGGAGAAGATAGACGTGGGGGAAGCGGAGCCGCGGACGGTGGTCAGTGGCCTGGTGCAGTTTGTGCCCAAGGAGGAGCTACAGGACCGGCTGGTGGTGCTGCTGTGCAACCTGAAACCTCAGAAGATGAGGGGAGTCGAGTCACAGGGCATGCTGCTCTGCGCCTCCAC AGACGGGGAGAACCGTCAGGTGGAACCCCTGGACCCTCCGCCCGGCTCATCCCCGGGGGAGCGGGTGTTTGTCGAGGGCTACGAGAACGGCCAGCCGGACGATGAGCTCAAGCCCAAGAAGAAAGTGTTCGAGAAACTGCAG GCTGACTTTAAGATCTCAGAGGACTGCGTCGCCCAGTGGAAGCAAACCAACTTCATAACCAAGCTGGGCTGCGTCTCGTGTCGATCCCTGAAGGGGGGGAGCATCAGCTAA